In a genomic window of Sinorhizobium meliloti:
- a CDS encoding 4-hydroxyproline epimerase produces MATHTFSCIDGHTCGNPVRLVSGGGPRLEGANMLEKRAHFLREFDWIRTGLMFEPRGHDMMSGSILYPPTRPDCDVAVLFIETSGCLPMCGHGTIGTITMGIENGLITPREPGKLSIDAPAGKVDITYRQEGRFVEEVRLTNVPSFLYAEGLTAEVEGLGEIVVDVAYGGNFYAIVEPQKNFRDMADHTAGELVGWSPKLRAALNAKYEFVHPEHPEIRGLSHIQWTGRPTQPEAHARNAVFYGEKAIDRSPCGTGTSARIAQLAAKGKLNVGDEFVHESIIGSLFKGRVEAAAKVADRDAIIPSIAGWARMTGINTIFIDDRDPFAHGFVVK; encoded by the coding sequence ATGGCCACCCACACCTTCTCCTGCATCGACGGCCACACCTGCGGAAATCCCGTCCGCCTCGTTTCGGGCGGGGGCCCGCGTCTCGAAGGCGCGAACATGCTGGAAAAGCGCGCGCATTTCCTGAGGGAGTTCGACTGGATCCGAACCGGCCTCATGTTCGAGCCGCGCGGCCACGACATGATGTCGGGTTCGATCCTCTACCCGCCGACCCGGCCCGACTGCGACGTGGCGGTGCTCTTCATCGAGACCTCCGGCTGTCTGCCGATGTGCGGTCACGGCACCATCGGCACCATCACCATGGGCATCGAGAACGGCCTGATCACCCCGCGCGAGCCGGGAAAGCTGTCGATCGATGCCCCCGCGGGCAAGGTGGACATCACCTACCGCCAGGAGGGCCGCTTCGTCGAGGAGGTGCGCCTTACCAACGTGCCGAGCTTCCTTTATGCGGAAGGCCTGACGGCGGAGGTCGAGGGGCTGGGCGAGATCGTGGTCGACGTCGCCTATGGCGGCAATTTCTACGCCATCGTCGAGCCGCAGAAGAACTTCCGCGACATGGCCGACCATACGGCGGGAGAACTGGTCGGCTGGAGCCCCAAGCTCAGGGCCGCACTGAATGCCAAATATGAGTTCGTCCATCCCGAACACCCGGAGATCCGGGGCTTGAGCCACATCCAGTGGACGGGCAGGCCGACACAGCCCGAGGCCCATGCCCGCAACGCGGTGTTCTACGGCGAGAAGGCCATCGACCGCTCGCCCTGCGGCACCGGCACCTCGGCCCGGATCGCGCAGCTTGCCGCCAAGGGCAAGCTGAATGTCGGCGACGAGTTCGTCCACGAGTCGATCATCGGCTCGCTTTTCAAGGGTCGCGTCGAAGCGGCCGCGAAGGTCGCCGACCGCGATGCGATCATCCCGTCGATCGCCGGCTGGGCGCGGATGACCGGCATCAACACCATCTTCATCGATGACCGCGATCCCTTCGCCCACGGCTTCGTCGTAAAATGA